The Cytobacillus sp. NJ13 sequence GTGCCTTTACACTCTGCGAATGATTTCCAACCATTCTGAGGGAACCTTTGGGCGCCTCCGTTACTTTTTAGGAGGCGACCGCCCCAGTCAAACTGCCCACCTGACACTGTCTCCCGCCCCGATCAGGGGCGCGGGTTAGAATTTCAATACAGCCAGGGTAGTATCCCACCGACGCCTCCACCGAAGCTGGCGCTCCGGCTTCTCAGGCTCCTACCTATCCTGTACAAGCTGTACCAAAATTCAATATCAGGCTACAGTAAAGCTCCACGGGGTCTTTCCGTCCTGTCGCGGGTAACCTGCATCTTCACAGGTACTATAATTTCACCGAGTCTCTCGTTGAGACAGTGCCCAGATCGTTACGCCTTTCGTGCGGGTCGGAACTTACCCGACAAGGAATTTCGCTACCTTAGGACCGTTATAGTTACGGCCGCCGTTTACTGGGGCTTCGATTCAAAGCTTCGCTTGCGCTAACCTCTCCTCTTAACCTTCCAGCACCGGGCAGGCGTCAGCCCCTATACTTCGCCTTGCGGCTTCGCAGAGACCTGTGTTTTTGCTAAACAGTCGCCTGGGCCTATTCACTGCGGCTCATCAGGGCTATGCACCCTAATGAGCACCCCTTCTCCCGAAGTTACGGGGTCATTTTGCCGAGTTCCTTAACGAGAGTTCTCTCGCTCACCTTAGGATTCTCTCCTCGCCTACCTGTGTCGGTTTGCGGTACGGGCACCTTTTCCCTCGCTAGAGGCTTTTCTTGGCAGTGTGGAATCAGGAACTTCGGTACTAAATTTCCCTCGCCGTCACAGCTCAGCCTGTGTGGTAACGGGATTTGCCTCGTTACCGGCCTAACTGCTTGGACGCGCTAATCCAGCAGCGCGCTTACCCTATCCTCCTGCGTCCCCCCATTGCTCAAACGGTAAAGAGGTGGTACAGGAATATCAACCTGTTGTCCATCGCCTACGCTTTTCAGCCTCGGCTTAGGTCCCGACTAACCCTGAGCGGACGAGCCTTCCTCAGGAAACCTTAGGCATTCGGTGGATGGGATTCTCACCCATCTTTCGCTACTCATACCGGCATTCTCACTTCTAAGCGCTCCACCAGTCCTTGCGGTCTGGCTTCAACGCCCTTAGAACGCTCTCCTACCACTGACATCGGAAGATGTCAATCCACAGCTTCGGTGATACGTTTAGCCCCGGTACATTTTCGGCGCGGAGTCACTCGACCAGTGAGCTATTACGCACTCTTTAAATGGTGGCTGCTTCTAAGCCAACATCCTGGTTGTCTAAGCAACTCCACATCCTTTTCCACTTAACGTATACTTTGGGACCTTAGCTGGTGGTCTGGGCTGTTTCCCTCTTGACTACGGATCTTATCACTCGCAGTCTGACTCCCATGGATAAGTCTTTGGCATTCGGAGTTTGTCTGAATTCGGTAACCCGATGGGGGCCCCTAGTCCAAACAGTGCTCTACCTCCAAGACTCTTACTACATGAGGCTAGCCCTAAAGCTATTTCGGAGAGAACCAGCTATCTCCAAGTTCGATTGGAATTTCTCCGCTACCCACACCTCATCCCCGCACTTTTCAACGTGCGTGGGTTCGGGCCTCCATCCAGTGTTACCTGGACTTCACCCTGGACATGGGTAGATCACCTGGTTTCGGGTCTACGACCACATACTCATTCGCCCTGTTCAGACTCGCTTTCGCTGCGGCTCCGTCTCTTCAACTTAACCTCGCATGTAATCGTAACTCGCCGGTTCATTCTACAAAAGGCACGCTATCACCCATTAACGGGCTCTAACTACTTGTAGGCACACGGTTTCAGGATCTCTTTCACTCCCCTTCCGGGGTGCTTTTCACCTTTCCCTCACGGTACTGGTTCACTATCGGTCACTAGGGAGTATTTAGCCTTGGGAGATGGTCCTCCCTGCTTCCGACGGGATTTCTCGTGTCCCGCCGTACTCAGGATCCACTCTGGAGGGAACGAAGTTTCAACTACAGGGCTTTTACCTTCTCTGGCCGGCCTTTCCAGACCTGTTCATTTACCTCGTTCCTTTGTAACTCCGTGTAGAGTGTCCTACAACCCCAGGAGGCAAGCCTCCTGGTTTGGGCTAATCCCGTTTCGCTCGCCGCTACTCAGGGAATCGCGTTTGCTTTCTCTTCCTCCGGGTACTTAGATGTTTCAGTTCCCCGGGTCTGCCTTCCATACCCTATGTATTCAGGTAAAGATCCTATCCCATTACGGATAGGGGGTTCCCCCATTCGGAAATCTCCGGATCAAAGCTTACTTACAGCTCCCCGAAGCATATCGGTGTTAGTACCGTCCTTCATCGGCTCCTAGTGCCAAGGCATTCACCGTGCGCCCTTTCTAACTTAACCTGCTTCGGCCAATGATAAGCGGCGAATCTCTGCGTCAGCTCCGTCACTGTGCTCCTCACGTACTCTCGTACGCTCCGGTGCTCGTTCGGTCGCTTCCTTGATCTTCTTGCTTCTCATTGCCCTCATGGTTTGTGCTCTTACTTCGTTTTAAAACTAAAATAAGAGAAAAAAACTAAGATGGCGATTACTCGGTTATTGCTTCTTCATTAACATTATCTAGTTTTCAAGGAACAAAAAATAACGAATGGAATCGTTATGGTTGGTGGAGCCTAGCGGGATCGAACCGCTGACCTCCTGCGTGCAAAGCAGGCGCTCTCCCAGCTGAGCTAAGGCCCCGTTATATGAGATGGTGGGCCTAAATGGACTCGAACCATCGACCTCACGCTTATCAGGCGTGCGCTCTAACCAGCTGAGCTATAGGCCCACATAATAGGTAAAGTATTAAAATGTGAGAGATTGAACTCTCAAAACTGAACGAACAAAACACGTCACGTTTCATGTAAATATCCTTAGAAAGGAGGTGATCCAGCCGCACCTTCCGATACGGCTACCTTGTTACGACTTCACCCCAATCATCTGTCCCACCTTAGGCGGCTGGCTCCAAAAGGTTACCCCACCGACTTCGGGTGTTACAAACTCTCGTGGTGTGACGGGCGGTGTGTACAAGGCCCGGGAACGTATTCACCGCGGCATGCTGATCCGCGATTACTAGCGATTCCGGCTTCATGCAGGCGAGTTGCAGCCTGCAATCCGAACTGAGAATGGTTTTATGGGATTCGCTTAACCTCGCGGTCTCGCAGCCCTTTGTACCATCCATTGTAGCACGTGTGTAGCCCAGGTCATAAGGGGCATGATGATTTGACGTCATCCCCACCTTCCTCCGGTTTGTCACCGGCAGTCACCTTAGAGTGCCCAACTGAATGCTGGCAACTAAGATCAAGGGTTGCGCTCGTTGCGGGACTTAACCCAACATCTCACGACACGAGCTGACGACAACCATGCACCACCTGTCATCCTGTCCCCCGAAGGGGAACGCCCTATCTCTAGGGTTGTCAGGAGATGTCAAGACCTGGTAAGGTTCTTCGCGTTGCTTCGAATTAAACCACATGCTCCACCGCTTGTGCGGGCCCCCGTCAATTCCTTTGAGTTTCAGCCTTGCGGCCGTACTCCCCAGGCGGAGTGCTTAATGCGTTTGCTGCAGCACTAAAGGGCGGAAACCCTCTAACACTTAGCACTCATCGTTTACGGCGTGGACTACCAGGGTATCTAATCCTGTTTGCTCCCCACGCTTTCGCGCCTCAGCGTCAGTTACAGACCAAAGAGTCGCCTTCGCCACTGGTGTTCCTCCACATCTCTACGCATTTCACCGCTACACGTGGAATTCCACTCTTCTCTTCTGCACTCAAGTTCCCCAGTTTCCAATGACCCTCCCCGGTTGAGCCGGGGGCTTTCACATCAGACTTAAGGAACCGCCTGCGCGCGCTTTACGCCCAATAATTCCGGACAACGCTTGCCACCTACGTATTACCGCGGCTGCTGGCACGTAGTTAGCCGTGGCTTTCTGGTTAGGTACCGTCAAGGTACCGGCAGTTACTCCGGTACTTGTTCTTCCCTAACAACAGAGTTTTACGATCCGAAAACCTTCATCACTCACGCGGCGTTGCTCCGTCAGACTTTCGTCCATTGCGGAAGATTCCCTACTGCTGCCTCCCGTAGGAGTCTGGGCCGTGTCTCAGTCCCAGTGTGGCCGATCACCCTCTCAGGTCGGCTACGCATCGTCGCCTTGGTGAGCCGTTACCTCACCAACTAGCTAATGCGCCGCGGGCCCATCTGTAAGTGATAGCCGAAACCATCTTTCAGCTTTCCCTCATGTGAGGGAAAGAATTATCCGGTATTAGCCCCGGTTTCCCGGAGTTATCCCAGTCTTACAGGCAGGTTGCCCACGTGTTACTCACCCGTCCGCCGCTGACTTCAGGGAGCAAGCTCCCATCTGTCCGCTCGACTTGCATGTATTAGGCACGCCGCCAGCGTTCGTCCTGAGCCAGGATCAAACTCTCCATATAAGAGTTGATTAAGCTCATAAATTGTCTTTTCAAAAAAGACTAAAGAATTAACGTTGACGTTTTTGTTCGTTCAGTTTTCAAAGATCAATCCGTCGCTCAGAAGCGACTTTATTAATATATCATTCTCATAAATCAATGTCAACATCTTTTTTAAGATGTTTTTTCATTGCGTCGTGGTGACGACCTTTAATATATTATCACCAGCAAAAAGAACTGTCAACAGATTCACTAAAAAAATTTAATAAATAAAAACAGCCGCTTCGAACGGCTGCCCAATTACATAATCCATGTCTGTATGGCAACAAGCGCAAACAATCCAGGAATGCCTAGAAATCCGGAAATGGCCGAAGTGGCAAGGTTTATGGGAACATATATGCCAACCTGATTGCCAAATGCATTTAAGAAAAATAAAAAGAGGGCTCCTATGATCAGTTTAATGGCTCCCTGCCCTATGAACCTTACTGGTTTTAATGGGGCTCCTATAAATAGAAGCAATAAGATTAACCCTCCTAAAATGGAGATTACTGCAATAGGGTCCAAAAGAAAAATCCTCCTCTCAGGAAACTTGTACTACTAATTTATGATTAGCGCGTACAAAAAAGACCTTAGAGGAGGACAAGTATTTTGTAATGATTGATTTTCTTTCCGCAACGGGAACAAACTACATTCTGACTCTTACATTTCTCTTTTTAGCTTCCCTGAATAGAAAAAAGTATTTAGCTTCGGCCAGCTTTGCCTGGCTGATTGCTTCCGGGGAAGGATCAAAGCTTTTTTCCACTAGCGATTTCTGGTTGTTCCAATCTGTTTTCAATCTGTTCAGCTGCTCCAAAAGCTTCTCATCAAACTCGCTGCGAAGCCATCCTTTCCTGCGAAAAAACATAAATTCAGCCTCCGTGCTTAAACTTCTCTTCTGCCCTCTAACGCTTTTGAAAGCGTTACTTCATCCGCATATTCCAAGTCTCCGCCTACTGGCAGGCCATGGGCAATCCGGGTAGCCTTTATGCCGGATGGCTTGATCAGGCGGGAGATATACATGGCTGTTGCTTCCCCTTCAATATTTGGATTGGTGGCAAGAATAATTTCCTGGACTGTTTCATCCTGAAGCCTCTTCAATAAATCAGGAATATTGATATCTTCAGGCCCAATTCCATCCATTGGAGAAATGGCTCCGTGAAGGACATGATACAGTCCGTTATATTCCTTCATCTTTTCCATGGCAATAACGTCTTTCGGATCCTGGACCACACAGATTACTGACCTGTCGCGTCTCTGATCCTCACAAATATAACACGGATCCTGATCAGTGATATGGCCGCAGACAGAGCAGTAAGATAAATTTCTTTTCGCATTGACAAGTGCCTTGGCAAAATCCAGCACAGTATCTTCTTTCATACTCAAAACAAAAAACGCCAGACGCGCAGCCGTTTTTGGGCCGATTCCGGGCAATTTCATAAAGCTGTCAATCAGCTTTGATATCGGTTCAGGATAGTGCATGTATGATTTCCTCCTATATGAAAAGGAAAAGCGCCGCGAGCATGACGGCCTGATGTAGATTCCCATCAGACTATGTTCGCTGGCGCTCAGCCTGTCCGTTCTTTCGTGCATATCTCTATTATAGATAAAACATGCAAGAAAGCACTCTTTCAGGACGTTTGATTAAAACATTCCCGGCAGGTTCATTCCTTTAGTAAATTGGCCCATTGTGTCGTTTGTTAAGTCATCCGCTTTTTTCAGCGCATCGTTAGTTGCCGCCAGAACAAGGTCCTGAAGCATTTCAATATCTTCCGGATCAACAACTTCTTCTTTAATGTTTACTTCTAATACTTGTTTATGTCCGGATACAACGACAGTCACCATTCCGCCGCCAGCTGTTCCTTCAATTCTTTTTTCGCCAAGCTCTTCCTGTGCCTGAGCCATCTTCTTTTGCATTTTCTGCATTTGCTTCATCATATTTTGCATATTTCCCATTCCACCGCGCATTTTACATACCTCCAGCTATTTTCTATTCTTTAATTTCAATTAGTTCAGCGCCAAATAACTTGACCGCTTCAGCCACATGGGGCTCTTCCTCAGTTCTGCCGAAGCCCTCGCCAGACTCATCTCCGTCACGCTGGCTGCGCAGGAAATCCTCCCTGACACTTTGCCATTGTTCATCCGGAATGCCTACCAGCTGCAATCTTTTTCCTAATAGCTCAAATAGGACATTCGCCAGTGTATCCAGGAATTTCGCATTATCCATGGCCATCTGACAGTGGATTTCATATTTGAACTTTACGATAAGAGCTGTTTCAGATGCGGCAACAGGTTCTGCTTCATTGAGAAGCGCCGCCTGGGAACGCATCTGGTTTTGAACAAGCAGGTTCAGCATTTCGCCCCAGCGGCTTTTGACAGCCACCAGGTCGTTTTTCGTTGCCTGCTTCAGTACTTCATTCACTTTTCCAACTGGTGCCTGGAATCCTTTGCGTGAACTTCTCTGCGGCTTTTTCTGTACAGCAGGAGCTCCATCATCTTTCACCGTTATGCCGTTTTTCTTTAATTCCGACAGCTCATGCTGAAGCTGTTCAATTTTTTGCATCAGCGGCTTGATGTCTGCAGACTGTCCGGATTTCTCATTCTGTTCAAGCTGGCACAGCTTCACAATCGCCACTTCCAGGAAAATCCTCGGATGGTTGGTCCATCGCATTTCCTGCTGGGCTTTGTTCAGCACCCCAATCAATTCATAGAGCTCTTCCGGCTCCACTTCCTGGGCAAGCTGCTGGAAGTCTTCATCGAGCATGACTCTTTCCAATGATTCCTCCAGCCTCGGTGCTGCTTTATATAAAAGCATATCCCGGTAATACAGAATAAAGTCTTCTATAAAGCGGGATGGATCTTTCCCCTGAAAAAGAAGCTCTTCCAGAAATTCCAGCCCGGACGCGGCATCCCTGTCTTTAACCGCTCTTGCCAGTTTATTTAGAAACCCTTGCGACACAGCGCCTGTCACAGACAGGGCATCTTCAATTGTAACGCGATCCTGGCTGAAGGAAATTGCCTGATCAAGCAAGCTAAGAGCATCACGCATACCGCCTTCTGCAGCTCTCGCGATGATCTGCAGTGCCTGGTCCTCATATGCTGCATCTGTTTCATCCGCAATCAGCTTCATTCTTCCTGTTATCGCCTGAGCCGTAATCCGTTTAAAATCAAATCGCTGGCATCGGGAAATAATCGTTAGCGGAATTTTATGAGGCTCCGTTGTGGCTAAAATAAAAATGACATGCCTAGGCGGCTCTTCAAGCGTCTTTAACAGGGCATTGAAAGCTCCAATGGAAAGCATATGCACCTCATCGACGATGTAAACCTTATACTTTACAGCGTTTGGGGCATATTTCACTTTGTCCCTGATATCCCTGATTTCTTCTACACCATTATTGGATGCAGCATCAATTTCAATGACATCAGGGATCGAACCGTCTGTAATGCCTCTGCAGGCTGCACACTCATTGCACGGTTCAGTGACAGGTGCCTTCTCACAGTTAACAGCCTTTGCAAGAATTTTTGCTGCACTTGTTTTACCTGTTCCGCGGGGGCCGGAAAACAAATAGGCGTGTGATATCTTCTCCTGAAGCAGGGCGTTTTGCAAAGTCTTTGTCACATGTTCCTGCCCGACAACATCGATAAACTGCTGCGGACGCCAAACACGATATAAAGCTTGATAACTCACTGACACGCCCCCTTCCTATGTATAGTCCTTCATCTATTATAACGTATCTAAATTCCTTTTTACAAAACCTAGAGCAAATAATTACAACAAAAAACCCATCCCGCAAAAGGATGAGTTTTAATTACAATATAAACTGCCGTGCACCTTCCGTCGACTGACGCCCATAGGCGTTACTTAAGCAGTTAGCTCGGCCCAGGCAACCCTGCGGCACATGGGAGCTTCCACTTAATGCTGCTTCCTTCCGGACCTGACATGATTCATGGATTCCCATTGCGCAGGACCCGGGCGTCAACACCACTTACTTAAGGCAGGCCCTACAGGACATCAGCCTCGGGAAGGGATTCAGCCTCGCTAGAGCGGATTGCGAGTACAGGGCACCGCTACCTCCCCGCCTAGCACGGCAAAGTTGATACCATATTAAGTTGCGTCTTTGTCCGACGCATTTATAAGTATACTAACATTTAGATGAAAAAGCAATGCCTAACCATTGTCAATTCCTGTATCATGTTCCATCTGCAGCAATTGCCTTCTTTTTTTCTCTTCTTTCTTGCGCTTTCGCAACCCTCTGAAAAAGCTCGAAAGCATCTCGCCGCATTCTTCTTCCAGCACCCCTGGCACAACTTCACTCTGATGATTGAACCGCTCATCCTGCAGTAGATTCATAAGCGTTCCGGCACACCCTCCCTTTGGATCCTTAGCCCCATACACCACCTTTTTGATGCGCGAGAGAATAATGGATCCCGAGCACATCGGACAAGGCTCTAAAGTAACATAAAGAACAGCATTCTCCAGCCGCCAGGTTCCGAGGTTTTTGCATGCCTGATCAATAGCAAGCAATTCTGCATGCGCAATCGCAGTCTGATTCACTTCTCTCAGGTTATGTGCCCGGGCAATGATTTCCCCATCCAGGACAATGACTGCGCCAATTGGAACTTCTTCCAGACCTTCCGCCAGCTTTCCTTCTTTAATGGCCTCCTGCATATACAGTTCATCTTCAGTGAATGATGCTTGCCTCATTTATCTTCATTCCTTCTCTTAACATCTGTGTAAAAGCCGCCCCTTTTACAAAAAATATTCTTAAAGGAGCGATACCATGAAAAATAACGCAAACCTGTAAACCGGCTCTTATCATTATTGACATGATTAACGACTTTAATTTTCACCATGGAAAAATCCTTGCTGACAAAGCTTTAAATATCGCAAAACCCATCAATGAATTAAAGACCGCTTTTCATGAGCAGGATCTCCCGGTCATTTATGTGAATGATCATTATAATCTCTGGCAGGCTGATCTGGATACAATTATGAATCATTGCCGCAATTCTGTCAGTGCACCTATCCTTCATGAGATGCACCCATCGCCGGATGATTATTTTTTAATAAAGCCAAAGCATTCCGCTTTTTATGGCACTGCCTTAAATACTCTTCTGCACCAGCTCGGCGTCAATATGCTTGTCATAACGGGCATCGCGGGCAATATCTGCGTCCTATTTTCGGCCAATGATGCCTATATGAGAGAATATCATTTACATATACCGCATGACTGCACCGCTTCTAATGATGACCACGATAATGAAAATACCTTAAAGATGATGGAAAACGTATTAAAGGCCAATATATCTTCCTTCTCTGACAACAATTATAACATTTCTTCTATGTTTCCTTCATAAAATGGCAGTAGTGTTCTAAGACGTGTTTTTCAGGGAGGGAGATAGATTGCAGATTCATGTGATCCAGCAAAACCAGTCTTTGTTCGGCATTGCCCAGGCATATGGTACGACGGTTGAAGATCTGATAGAGGCAAATGAAATTCCCAATCCAAATAATCTGGTGATCGGCCAGACACTTGTTATTCCGATAATTGGAAGATTTTATTGGGTTCAGCCCGGTGACAGCCTTTACTCAATTTCAAGAATGTTCGGCATTTCTTATCAGCAGCTCGCATCTGTCAATGGCATTTCGGTGAACCAGCCGCTGCAGGTGGGGTTCCGCCTTTATATCCCGCCACGCCCGAAAACGAACGCAGAGTTCAATGCCTATGTGGAGCCAAGAGGCGATACAGTCGCCCCTGAACTGGTAGAAAGCGCAAGAGAGGCTGCGCCTTATTTGACCTATCTGGCACCATTCAGTTTCCAGGCCCTTCGAGATGGTTCTTTGAAGGAGCCGCTTCTGAATGATTTCCCGGCTATTGCGAGAGCCAATAATAATGTATTGATGATGGTTATTACCAATCAGGAAAACGATCAGTTCAGTGATGAACTCGGCAGGATATTGTTAAATGATATGGAGATTCAGGATGCATTCCTTGATAACATAACCGCTACCGCAAAAAAGTATGGTTTCAGGGATATTCATTTTGATTTTGAGTTTTTGCGCCCGGCGGACCGGGAAGCCTATAACAACTTCCTCAGAAAAGCAAAGGCGAGATTCAGTCAGGAGGGCTGGCTGATTTCTACAGCATTGGCGCCGAAAACAAGTGCAGAACAACAGGGTCTCTGGTATGAAGCACATGATTATAAAGCACATGGAGAGATAGTTGATTTTGTGGTGATCATGACCTATGAATGGGGCTACAGCGGCGGTCCGGCAATGGCCGTTTCCCCAATTGGCCCTGTGCGGCAGGTATTGGAGTATGCGATCAGTGAGATGCCTTCTTCCAAAATTATGATGGGCCAGAACCTATATGGTTATGACTGGACACTTCCTTTTGTTCAGGGCACCACCGCTAGAGCAGTCAGTCCGCAGCAGGCCATTCAAATCGCTGCAGAGAATAATGTAGCCATTCAATATGATTACCAGGCGCAGGCGCCATTTTTCAACTACACAGCACCTGACGGCAAAAGGCACGAGGTCTGGTTTGAGGATGCACGCTCCATCCAGGCCAAATTTGATTTAATCAAAGAACTGAAGCTGCGGGGTATGAGCTACTGGAAACTCGGCCTGTCTTTCCCGCAAAATTGGCTTCTGATTACAGAAAACTTCAACGTGACAAAAAGAGCTTGATCTCTCAGCAGCTGCCGCTCAAAGGCAGCTGTTTTTTTATTATTCAGATTTTATATGCTTGTTTTCATATTTCCAGCTTAAATTCCA is a genomic window containing:
- a CDS encoding glycoside hydrolase family 18 protein; this encodes MQIHVIQQNQSLFGIAQAYGTTVEDLIEANEIPNPNNLVIGQTLVIPIIGRFYWVQPGDSLYSISRMFGISYQQLASVNGISVNQPLQVGFRLYIPPRPKTNAEFNAYVEPRGDTVAPELVESAREAAPYLTYLAPFSFQALRDGSLKEPLLNDFPAIARANNNVLMMVITNQENDQFSDELGRILLNDMEIQDAFLDNITATAKKYGFRDIHFDFEFLRPADREAYNNFLRKAKARFSQEGWLISTALAPKTSAEQQGLWYEAHDYKAHGEIVDFVVIMTYEWGYSGGPAMAVSPIGPVRQVLEYAISEMPSSKIMMGQNLYGYDWTLPFVQGTTARAVSPQQAIQIAAENNVAIQYDYQAQAPFFNYTAPDGKRHEVWFEDARSIQAKFDLIKELKLRGMSYWKLGLSFPQNWLLITENFNVTKRA
- a CDS encoding pro-sigmaK processing inhibitor BofA family protein; protein product: MDPIAVISILGGLILLLLFIGAPLKPVRFIGQGAIKLIIGALFLFFLNAFGNQVGIYVPINLATSAISGFLGIPGLFALVAIQTWIM
- a CDS encoding YbaB/EbfC family nucleoid-associated protein, which produces MRGGMGNMQNMMKQMQKMQKKMAQAQEELGEKRIEGTAGGGMVTVVVSGHKQVLEVNIKEEVVDPEDIEMLQDLVLAATNDALKKADDLTNDTMGQFTKGMNLPGMF
- the tadA gene encoding tRNA adenosine(34) deaminase TadA: MRQASFTEDELYMQEAIKEGKLAEGLEEVPIGAVIVLDGEIIARAHNLREVNQTAIAHAELLAIDQACKNLGTWRLENAVLYVTLEPCPMCSGSIILSRIKKVVYGAKDPKGGCAGTLMNLLQDERFNHQSEVVPGVLEEECGEMLSSFFRGLRKRKKEEKKRRQLLQMEHDTGIDNG
- a CDS encoding YaaL family protein → MFFRRKGWLRSEFDEKLLEQLNRLKTDWNNQKSLVEKSFDPSPEAISQAKLAEAKYFFLFREAKKRNVRVRM
- the dnaX gene encoding DNA polymerase III subunit gamma/tau, which codes for MSYQALYRVWRPQQFIDVVGQEHVTKTLQNALLQEKISHAYLFSGPRGTGKTSAAKILAKAVNCEKAPVTEPCNECAACRGITDGSIPDVIEIDAASNNGVEEIRDIRDKVKYAPNAVKYKVYIVDEVHMLSIGAFNALLKTLEEPPRHVIFILATTEPHKIPLTIISRCQRFDFKRITAQAITGRMKLIADETDAAYEDQALQIIARAAEGGMRDALSLLDQAISFSQDRVTIEDALSVTGAVSQGFLNKLARAVKDRDAASGLEFLEELLFQGKDPSRFIEDFILYYRDMLLYKAAPRLEESLERVMLDEDFQQLAQEVEPEELYELIGVLNKAQQEMRWTNHPRIFLEVAIVKLCQLEQNEKSGQSADIKPLMQKIEQLQHELSELKKNGITVKDDGAPAVQKKPQRSSRKGFQAPVGKVNEVLKQATKNDLVAVKSRWGEMLNLLVQNQMRSQAALLNEAEPVAASETALIVKFKYEIHCQMAMDNAKFLDTLANVLFELLGKRLQLVGIPDEQWQSVREDFLRSQRDGDESGEGFGRTEEEPHVAEAVKLFGAELIEIKE
- a CDS encoding isochorismatase family cysteine hydrolase, whose protein sequence is MTQTCKPALIIIDMINDFNFHHGKILADKALNIAKPINELKTAFHEQDLPVIYVNDHYNLWQADLDTIMNHCRNSVSAPILHEMHPSPDDYFLIKPKHSAFYGTALNTLLHQLGVNMLVITGIAGNICVLFSANDAYMREYHLHIPHDCTASNDDHDNENTLKMMENVLKANISSFSDNNYNISSMFPS
- the recR gene encoding recombination mediator RecR; its protein translation is MHYPEPISKLIDSFMKLPGIGPKTAARLAFFVLSMKEDTVLDFAKALVNAKRNLSYCSVCGHITDQDPCYICEDQRRDRSVICVVQDPKDVIAMEKMKEYNGLYHVLHGAISPMDGIGPEDINIPDLLKRLQDETVQEIILATNPNIEGEATAMYISRLIKPSGIKATRIAHGLPVGGDLEYADEVTLSKALEGRREV